One Malania oleifera isolate guangnan ecotype guangnan chromosome 10, ASM2987363v1, whole genome shotgun sequence genomic region harbors:
- the LOC131165592 gene encoding uncharacterized protein LOC131165592, protein MQALIARPYNPPADLIVPDRPARLTNVKLVCPSLMPKLGKAGSLQSRQAIVHNLVNTESWAIDLSWDIIASFGKQEAMPREFITDFVKVAQDEGRHFTLLAWLEELDSFYGALPAHDGLWDSATATSKDLLARLAIEHCVHEAIGLDVLPTTISRFRNGGDNETADLLEKVVYPEEITHCAAGVKWFHHLCLRSRNPELYGIKWATRDATLAAEELEEVIRKFNAVVRTHFRGPLKPPFNEVARKAAGFDPQWYEPLAVKEAIPGSHREA, encoded by the exons ATGCAGGCCCTCATCGCTCGACCCTACAACCCCCCCGCGGACCTCATCGTTCCTGATCGCCCTGCCAGGCTTACCAAC GTGAAGCTTGTTTGCCCCAGTCTCATGCCGAAGCTCGGCAAAGCCGGAAGCTTGCAGAGCAGACAGGCCATTGTGCATAATCTTGTCAACACCGAAAGCTGGGCCATTGACTTGTCTTGG GATATAATTGCGTCCTTTGGGAAGCAAGAGGCAATGCCAAGAGAGTTCATTACAGATTTTGTGAAGGTGGCTCAGGACGAAGGTCGGCATTTCACCCTCCTCGCATGGCTCGAGGAACTGGATTCTTTCTATGGAGCATTGCCAGCCCACGACGGTCTTTGGGACTCCGCCACTGCCACTTCCAAGGACCTCTTGGCGCGGTTGGCAATTGAGCATTGTGTCCACGAG GCTATAGGACTGGATGTGCTGCCCACAACAATATCTCGATTTCGCAATGGAGGTGATAATGAGACAGCAGATTTACTGGAGAAGGTGGTTTATCCGGAAGAGATTACTCATTGTGCTGCTGGAGTAAAATGGTTCCATCATCTATGCTTGAGGTCTAGAAATCCAGAATTGTACGGGATCAAATGGGCGACTAGAGATGCTACGTTGGCAGCTGAGGAGCTCGAAGAGGTAATTCGGAAGTTTAATGCTGTAGTGAGAACACATTTCAGGGGGCCACTGAAGCCCCCTTTCAACGAGGTCGCGAGGAAGGCAGCTGGTTTTGATCCTCAATGGTATGAACCCCTGGCTGTCAAGGAAGCCATCCCAGGGTCGCACAGAGAAGCCTGA